A genomic segment from Streptosporangium roseum DSM 43021 encodes:
- a CDS encoding DUF6412 domain-containing protein: MSVLLALQTLSVWMFDGGGAVTATAVVGLGVLLLAWALRALPLTSEAGPRSALSRRDRARQTMFVRQRDPDAAGRSRPRAPSPGPAPA; the protein is encoded by the coding sequence GTGAGCGTGCTGCTCGCCCTCCAGACGCTGTCCGTCTGGATGTTCGACGGCGGCGGGGCCGTGACGGCGACCGCGGTGGTCGGGCTGGGCGTGCTCCTGCTCGCCTGGGCGCTGCGCGCGCTGCCCCTCACCTCGGAGGCGGGCCCACGCTCGGCGCTGTCCCGCCGGGACCGGGCCAGGCAGACCATGTTCGTCCGGCAGCGCGACCCCGACGCGGCCGGGCGGTCACGGCCGAGAGCACCCTCACCGGGCCCGGCGCCCGCGTAG
- a CDS encoding response regulator transcription factor translates to MSARILVVDDDPTVAEVVARYLERDGHVVECVGDGAEALRRALSDPPDLLVLDLMLPKMDGLQVCRKLRERWPVPVIMLTALGEEIDRVVGLETGADDYVTKPFSPRELALRVQSVLRRARGASTPAGTGVLRDGTLVVDVGAHEVRLGDGQIMLTAREFDLLAHLMRNPRQAFSRSALLDQVWGWSFGDSSTVTVHVRRLREKIEPDPTAPRRIVTVWGVGYRYEPLTQP, encoded by the coding sequence ATGAGCGCGCGGATTCTGGTGGTCGACGACGACCCGACGGTGGCCGAGGTCGTGGCCCGCTACCTGGAACGCGACGGCCACGTGGTCGAATGCGTCGGAGACGGCGCCGAAGCGCTCAGGCGCGCGCTGTCCGACCCGCCGGACCTGCTGGTGCTCGACCTCATGCTGCCGAAGATGGACGGGCTCCAGGTCTGCAGGAAGCTCAGGGAGCGCTGGCCGGTTCCGGTGATCATGCTGACCGCCCTGGGGGAGGAGATCGACAGGGTCGTCGGTCTGGAGACCGGCGCCGACGACTACGTCACCAAGCCGTTCAGCCCCCGCGAGCTGGCCCTGCGCGTCCAGTCCGTGCTGCGGCGGGCGCGCGGCGCCTCGACGCCGGCCGGAACCGGCGTGCTCAGGGACGGCACCCTCGTGGTCGACGTCGGCGCCCACGAGGTACGGCTCGGCGACGGCCAGATCATGCTGACCGCCCGCGAGTTCGACCTCCTGGCCCATCTCATGCGCAACCCCCGCCAGGCCTTCAGCCGCTCCGCCCTGCTCGACCAGGTCTGGGGCTGGTCCTTCGGCGACTCCTCCACGGTGACCGTCCACGTCCGCCGCCTCCGCGAGAAGATCGAGCCGGACCCGACCGCCCCCCGGCGCATCGTCACGGTCTGGGGCGTCGGCTACCGCTACGAACCCCTGACGCAGCCGTGA